In the genome of Nycticebus coucang isolate mNycCou1 chromosome 12, mNycCou1.pri, whole genome shotgun sequence, one region contains:
- the LOC128562518 gene encoding DNA-directed RNA polymerase III subunit RPC10-like has protein sequence MLLFCPGCGNGLIVEEGQRCYCFACNTCPYVHNITCKVTNRKYPKLKEVDDVLGGAAAWENVDSTAEPCPKCEHPRAYFMQLQTRSADEPMTTFYKCCNAQCGHRWRD, from the coding sequence ATGCTGCTGTTCTGCCCGGGCTGCGGGAATGGGCTGATCGTGGAGGAGGGACAGCGTTGCTACTGCTTCGCCTGCAACACCTGCCCCTACGTGCACAACATCACCTGCAAGGTGACAAATCGAAAGTATCCAAAGCTGAAAGAAGTGGATGATGTACTTGGAGGAGCAGCTGCCTGGGAGAATGTTGACTCTACTGCAGAGCCGTGTCCCAAATGTGAACATCCTCGTGCTTACTTCATGCAGCTTCAGACCCGCTCTGCAGACGAGCCAATGACCACCTTCTACAAGTGCTGCAATGCTCAGTGTGGACACCGCTGGAGGGACTAG